A single genomic interval of Hyphomicrobium methylovorum harbors:
- a CDS encoding ABC transporter substrate-binding protein, which produces MLASIASTFALVFATGAAAEPGPHRVVSMNLCTDQLAMLIGANQLYSVSYLATDPESSVLFEQAKRYAKNHGRAEEIFAMAPDLIIAGTYTSQVSVAMLKRLGFRVETFPPTNSLDDIRQQIVRMGDLLQRPERAQALLTEFDQALAAIPEPLASRPLAALFYANSYTSGGSTLTGEIVERAGLENLGARLGLTGTVRLPLEMLVISQPQLVIEGQRFGTAPAMAYEAFHHPALQALLHHRGLTSVPDKYMVCGAPFTLEAVRLLVAAARKLDHSQAQ; this is translated from the coding sequence TTGCTGGCGTCGATCGCAAGCACATTCGCGCTGGTTTTTGCGACGGGCGCGGCGGCTGAACCGGGTCCGCATCGGGTCGTCTCGATGAATCTTTGCACCGATCAGCTCGCGATGCTCATCGGGGCCAATCAACTCTATTCCGTTTCCTATTTAGCGACCGATCCGGAATCCTCCGTGCTCTTTGAGCAGGCGAAGCGCTATGCCAAGAACCACGGGCGTGCGGAAGAAATCTTCGCGATGGCGCCTGATCTCATTATCGCGGGCACGTACACGAGCCAGGTGAGCGTCGCGATGCTTAAGCGTCTCGGATTCCGCGTCGAGACGTTTCCGCCGACGAATTCTCTCGACGACATTCGCCAGCAGATTGTGCGCATGGGCGACTTGCTGCAACGTCCGGAGCGTGCGCAAGCGTTGTTGACCGAGTTCGATCAAGCGCTCGCTGCAATTCCAGAGCCTCTTGCATCCCGCCCGCTTGCCGCGCTGTTTTACGCCAATAGCTACACCTCTGGTGGCAGCACGCTGACTGGCGAAATCGTAGAACGTGCGGGCCTAGAAAATCTCGGCGCGCGATTAGGACTTACAGGGACGGTTCGGCTGCCGCTCGAGATGCTTGTTATCTCGCAACCGCAGTTGGTCATCGAAGGTCAGCGCTTCGGTACGGCCCCAGCAATGGCGTATGAGGCTTTCCATCACCCGGCGCTGCAGGCGCTTTTGCATCACAGAGGCCTAACGTCCGTGCCAGACAAATATATGGTATGCGGAGCGCCGTTCACGCTCGAGGCCGTTCGCCTTCTTGTTGCGGCCGCGCGCAAACTCGACCATAGCCAAGCACAATGA
- a CDS encoding FecCD family ABC transporter permease, which produces MSYRLLILLLAILTGALFFGSMLVGPANVDIATSMRGLFTSSDTAASLVMWEIRMPRAVLGLMIGATLGLSGAVLQGYLRNPLADPAVLGVSASASLGAVLAIYTGLSAVFPLALPLAAIGASIAAVLLLQSLAGVHAGTLTLILAGIAISSFASALTSLALNLSPNPFAAMEMMYWMMGSLTDRSWQHVWLSAPFMLIGWGLLAVLGRSLNALTLGPDVARSLGIRLERTQMLAVLGTAASVGAATAVAGGIGFIGLIVPHLLRPLVGAEPKRLLLTSALAGAALLLAADVAVRVIAPARDLKLGVLTAIVGAPFFLWLVIKHRKNVL; this is translated from the coding sequence ATGAGCTACCGTCTTCTTATTCTCCTCCTCGCAATTCTCACCGGCGCGCTGTTTTTCGGCTCGATGCTTGTCGGGCCAGCTAACGTCGATATTGCGACGTCGATGCGCGGGCTGTTCACCAGTTCCGATACGGCTGCAAGCTTGGTGATGTGGGAAATCCGCATGCCCCGCGCCGTCCTCGGGCTGATGATTGGCGCAACGCTCGGACTTTCCGGTGCCGTTCTGCAGGGCTATTTGCGCAACCCGCTGGCCGATCCCGCTGTTCTCGGCGTCAGCGCTTCGGCATCACTCGGCGCAGTGCTCGCGATCTATACGGGGCTATCGGCCGTCTTCCCGCTGGCGCTTCCGTTAGCAGCGATCGGCGCGAGCATCGCCGCCGTTCTGCTTCTGCAAAGTCTCGCCGGTGTGCATGCCGGCACGTTGACGCTCATTCTCGCGGGCATCGCGATATCGAGCTTCGCCTCTGCTTTAACGTCGCTTGCGCTCAACCTTTCGCCCAATCCATTTGCGGCGATGGAAATGATGTACTGGATGATGGGTTCGCTCACCGACCGGTCATGGCAGCACGTCTGGCTTTCGGCGCCATTCATGCTGATCGGTTGGGGCCTACTGGCGGTGCTGGGCCGCTCGCTCAATGCTTTGACGCTCGGGCCAGACGTGGCGCGGAGCCTGGGTATTCGACTGGAGCGCACGCAGATGCTCGCCGTCTTGGGAACCGCCGCTTCTGTTGGCGCGGCGACCGCTGTTGCTGGCGGCATTGGGTTCATAGGCCTCATTGTACCGCATCTTTTGCGGCCACTGGTCGGCGCTGAACCGAAACGCCTGCTGCTGACGAGCGCGCTGGCTGGAGCGGCTCTGCTTCTTGCCGCTGACGTTGCTGTTCGCGTCATTGCACCGGCTCGCGATCTGAAGCTCGGCGTTTTGACTGCGATTGTCGGCGCTCCGTTCTTCCTCTGGCTTGTCATCAAACACCGGAAGAATGTGCTGTGA
- a CDS encoding ATP-binding cassette domain-containing protein: MTNIRVENLSVGLKGREVVRDVSFSISAGEVVGLIGPNGAGKSTLLRTTAGLLPSHGAITLDGQRLEDLGAHARAKLIGYLPQEREVAWPITASRLVALGRTPHLAPFSDFTREDRTIADEALRQVDAAEFQDRVVSELSGGERARVLIARMLAQQTPIIIADEPTAGLDPGHQISLVEILTRLAEDGRTIVLALHEVALAARWCTRILLLNQGRIVADGPPKEVLTSGLFERTYGVRVFVADGPDGFIIQPISRI, from the coding sequence GTGACGAACATTCGAGTCGAAAATCTGTCGGTTGGTCTCAAGGGTCGCGAGGTTGTGCGCGACGTCTCGTTCTCGATTTCGGCCGGTGAAGTTGTCGGCCTGATCGGTCCGAACGGCGCGGGTAAATCGACGCTGCTTAGAACGACCGCCGGGCTGTTGCCCTCGCATGGGGCGATCACTTTAGATGGCCAGCGGCTTGAAGATCTGGGCGCCCATGCACGCGCAAAACTGATCGGCTATCTTCCGCAAGAGCGTGAAGTTGCATGGCCCATAACGGCCTCTCGCCTTGTGGCGCTTGGGCGAACGCCGCATCTGGCTCCCTTCTCTGACTTCACTCGCGAAGACCGCACGATTGCAGATGAAGCATTACGCCAAGTAGATGCGGCCGAATTTCAGGACCGTGTCGTGTCAGAGCTCTCCGGCGGTGAGCGCGCACGCGTGTTGATCGCCCGAATGTTGGCGCAGCAAACTCCCATTATCATCGCAGACGAGCCGACGGCGGGGCTCGATCCGGGGCATCAGATTTCGTTGGTCGAAATTCTTACCCGGCTCGCGGAAGACGGCCGCACGATTGTGCTCGCGCTGCATGAAGTGGCGCTTGCAGCGCGCTGGTGCACGCGCATTCTGCTGTTGAACCAGGGCCGGATCGTTGCCGACGGGCCGCCGAAGGAGGTGCTTACCAGCGGCCTCTTCGAACGCACTTACGGCGTTCGCGTGTTCGTAGCCGATGGACCGGATGGCTTCATCATTCAGCCGATAAGCAGAATTTAA
- a CDS encoding histidine phosphatase family protein, whose amino-acid sequence MSLRLTLVCAASTPSLRAPAFPRDDEGLDDRGLQDATSLRQNFTKAASALSSPMRRALDTAAAIGLAATVEPRLQDVDLGRWAGRALAEIQTAEPEALVEWLSDPAANPHGGESMETVCSRVADWMADVASGRGRVVAVTHPAVMRAAIVTAIEAGPASCRRIDIAPLSIVELSYFGGRWVLQALSK is encoded by the coding sequence ATGTCACTGCGCCTGACACTTGTCTGCGCCGCTTCGACGCCCTCTCTCCGAGCCCCGGCGTTTCCCAGGGATGACGAGGGACTTGACGATCGGGGCCTGCAGGACGCGACGAGCCTGCGGCAGAATTTCACCAAGGCTGCCAGCGCCCTGAGCAGCCCGATGCGCCGGGCGCTCGATACGGCAGCGGCGATCGGCCTAGCCGCTACGGTCGAACCCCGGCTGCAGGACGTAGATTTGGGGCGCTGGGCAGGCCGCGCTCTTGCCGAGATCCAAACCGCCGAGCCCGAAGCGCTGGTCGAATGGCTGTCAGATCCGGCCGCCAACCCTCATGGCGGCGAGTCAATGGAGACGGTATGCTCGCGCGTTGCCGATTGGATGGCCGATGTGGCAAGCGGCCGTGGCCGTGTCGTTGCTGTCACGCATCCGGCTGTCATGCGAGCGGCGATCGTAACGGCGATAGAAGCCGGCCCCGCCTCCTGTCGGCGTATCGACATCGCTCCGCTGTCCATCGTCGAACTGAGCTATTTCGGTGGCAGATGGGTTTTGCAGGCACTGTCGAAATAG
- a CDS encoding CbtB domain-containing protein, with the protein MTYSAISLDTAAAPIPVREILPWAVFAGLLFLIALYFVGVEEGAFSIFNGRYVHEFVHDGRHLLGFPCH; encoded by the coding sequence ATGACCTACTCTGCGATTTCGCTCGATACCGCCGCCGCTCCCATTCCGGTGCGCGAGATTTTGCCTTGGGCCGTATTCGCCGGGCTGCTGTTCCTTATCGCGCTTTATTTCGTGGGCGTTGAAGAAGGCGCGTTTTCGATTTTCAACGGCCGCTACGTGCATGAATTTGTGCATGACGGCCGCCATCTGCTCGGCTTTCCCTGCCACTAG
- a CDS encoding CbtA family protein — protein sequence MGQLLLRGMIAGLLASLLAFGFARIVGEPPIERAIALEESSASAEAPHTHDDAAGAHTHSHNDEDALVSRDVQAGLGLFVSVAVYGTALGGLFALVFAFADGRLFSLSPRAMALVLAAMGFAVMYLVPGLKYPANPPAVGHADSIDQRTLLFFTMLVFSLAALAVAITIGRRLATFSGPWNGAISGGGIYLLLIVLSSVALPSIDEVPNAFPAELLWDFRIAALGTQGVLWASIGLLFGALVEGTRRKAI from the coding sequence ATGGGACAGCTTCTCCTCCGGGGCATGATTGCCGGGCTTCTGGCAAGCTTGCTCGCGTTTGGCTTTGCGCGCATCGTGGGCGAACCACCGATCGAGCGCGCCATCGCACTTGAAGAATCGAGCGCGTCTGCGGAAGCGCCACACACGCATGACGATGCGGCGGGCGCTCATACGCATTCGCATAACGATGAAGATGCTCTTGTCAGCAGGGACGTTCAGGCTGGGCTTGGCCTCTTCGTGAGTGTCGCTGTCTACGGAACGGCGCTTGGCGGCCTCTTTGCACTCGTCTTCGCATTCGCCGACGGCCGGCTCTTTTCGCTTTCGCCGCGTGCGATGGCGCTCGTGCTGGCGGCGATGGGATTTGCGGTGATGTATCTCGTGCCCGGCCTGAAATACCCGGCGAATCCGCCCGCTGTGGGTCACGCCGACAGCATCGATCAGCGCACGCTCCTCTTCTTCACGATGCTGGTATTTTCGCTGGCGGCACTCGCCGTCGCGATCACCATCGGCCGTCGGCTGGCAACCTTCTCAGGGCCGTGGAACGGCGCGATTTCCGGGGGCGGCATCTATTTGCTGCTGATCGTATTATCGTCGGTCGCGCTTCCATCAATCGACGAAGTCCCGAATGCGTTTCCGGCTGAGCTCTTGTGGGATTTTCGTATTGCCGCGTTAGGAACCCAGGGCGTGCTTTGGGCATCCATCGGTTTGCTGTTCGGTGCTCTCGTGGAGGGCACACGGCGAAAAGCCATTTGA
- a CDS encoding DUF1289 domain-containing protein: MNVQEKVIRRHSPCIGVCRIDEAVGQCVGCARTRSEITDWIAMSEQQREDVWRMLPARLDKLSVRIRLLGWTRDEIASWAAQTVSDRQGSWVTGVPGAVAEFPCTPDRNVDVEMNGEGVTARASDASFRLRLTDKVRAFAFGDGSIVLGIPRGRAAIPSQSVVTPLGPDIDAIDEQHRDDRLFDFGIGRKTNRFCVRTGDSELVAALEAKAGKHWSEVMMDVGMKILAVGPNRVVESVLARIEVFAPIPMPGGKSPDGAHTHLLPEFLKSGEDIPASLALPDYAAPIAIFYPTASRAA; this comes from the coding sequence ATGAACGTCCAGGAAAAAGTCATAAGAAGACATTCTCCCTGCATCGGTGTTTGCCGGATCGACGAGGCGGTCGGGCAATGCGTCGGGTGTGCGCGCACGCGTTCGGAGATCACTGACTGGATCGCGATGAGCGAACAGCAGCGCGAAGATGTCTGGCGCATGCTGCCTGCACGTTTGGATAAGCTTTCCGTTCGCATCAGGTTACTCGGCTGGACGCGCGACGAAATTGCCAGCTGGGCGGCGCAAACGGTTTCCGACCGCCAAGGCTCCTGGGTAACGGGCGTGCCCGGCGCGGTCGCTGAATTTCCCTGCACGCCGGATCGCAACGTCGATGTCGAGATGAACGGCGAGGGCGTCACGGCGCGCGCGTCGGACGCATCGTTCCGCCTGCGGCTTACCGACAAAGTTCGAGCCTTCGCTTTCGGCGATGGATCGATCGTCTTGGGAATTCCCAGAGGGCGCGCCGCTATCCCATCGCAGAGCGTGGTGACGCCGCTCGGTCCTGACATCGATGCCATCGACGAACAGCATCGTGACGACCGGCTTTTCGATTTCGGCATTGGGCGCAAGACGAATCGCTTCTGCGTGCGGACTGGCGACTCCGAACTTGTCGCCGCGTTGGAAGCAAAAGCAGGCAAGCATTGGTCCGAAGTCATGATGGACGTCGGCATGAAGATTCTGGCTGTTGGCCCCAACCGCGTTGTCGAATCGGTCCTTGCCCGAATTGAAGTCTTCGCGCCGATTCCGATGCCTGGCGGCAAGTCTCCGGATGGTGCGCACACGCATCTGCTGCCGGAGTTTCTAAAGTCCGGGGAGGATATTCCGGCGAGCCTTGCGCTCCCGGATTATGCAGCGCCCATCGCGATCTTTTATCCGACTGCCTCCCGGGCAGCTTAG
- the hpnK gene encoding hopanoid biosynthesis-associated protein HpnK, translating into MKTSSHRLIVTADDFGLSVPVNEAVEQAHERGILTAASLMTGAPACDEAVERARRLPRLGVGLHLTLVDGRPVLPASEVPGLVGPDGRFSTDPTKFGTALFFSSELRRQAEAEITAQFEAFRRTGLPLDHVNGHQHFHMHPVISKIIARLAPAFGNPGVRIPVEPPLASYRAAGDRLGGRLSAWAFYVAQTRLLRRRVRSAGLPVNRYVFGLNESGAMIESRVLAFLDHIPAGPCEIYFHPATRRWDGVDNLPVSYRPVDEFSALTSAAVKAKVAALGITLVPFRGAFG; encoded by the coding sequence TTGAAAACCTCCTCGCATAGACTGATCGTTACCGCTGACGACTTCGGACTTTCCGTGCCCGTCAACGAAGCGGTCGAACAAGCGCATGAACGCGGGATCTTGACTGCGGCCAGTCTTATGACGGGCGCTCCCGCGTGCGACGAGGCCGTTGAGCGCGCGCGACGATTGCCGCGTCTCGGCGTTGGCCTGCATTTGACGCTCGTCGATGGACGGCCTGTGCTGCCAGCGAGTGAAGTGCCAGGGCTTGTCGGGCCGGACGGGCGATTTTCGACAGACCCGACGAAGTTCGGTACGGCGCTCTTTTTCTCGTCCGAGCTTCGACGGCAAGCTGAAGCGGAGATCACTGCGCAGTTTGAAGCGTTCCGGCGAACCGGTCTGCCGCTCGACCACGTGAACGGGCACCAGCATTTCCACATGCATCCGGTGATCTCGAAAATCATCGCGAGGCTTGCTCCGGCTTTCGGCAATCCGGGCGTGCGTATTCCGGTAGAGCCGCCGCTGGCGTCGTATCGCGCAGCGGGCGATCGATTGGGTGGACGGCTTTCGGCATGGGCCTTCTATGTCGCGCAGACGCGCCTTTTGCGACGTCGCGTGAGGTCTGCGGGATTGCCCGTCAACCGGTATGTGTTTGGATTGAACGAGAGCGGCGCAATGATCGAAAGCCGCGTTCTGGCTTTTCTGGATCATATCCCGGCGGGCCCGTGCGAAATCTATTTTCATCCCGCGACGCGGCGTTGGGACGGCGTAGATAATCTGCCCGTAAGTTATCGGCCGGTGGACGAATTTTCCGCGCTCACGAGCGCTGCCGTGAAGGCAAAAGTTGCGGCGCTTGGGATCACATTGGTGCCCTTCCGGGGCGCTTTCGGCTGA
- the hpnI gene encoding bacteriohopanetetrol glucosamine biosynthesis glycosyltransferase HpnI, with the protein MALYVVSIWQVLGIVIGLAGLAYLLLAVRATLMFRERPETGSEPRPGVSVLKPVYGDSPTLYQCLRSFCEQDYPLYEVIFGAHTPDDPAIAVVNRLIREFPDRDLRLVVDGALAGPNRKAANLANIMKTAKFDLIVLADSDVRVDRNCIASMAAPFDDASVGAVASIYKGWPIDNTPSRFGAAYLNDWFVPSVLVDSSLRGIDFVFGAMSAVRREALDAIGGFEMLARCLAEDFSMGRFVAHRGWRVVLSPYACDTVVAEKTFAEMFRHEVRWQRSERACRPFDQFMSVVTWPLPLLLVLLLPQPSIIGLAIIGAHIALRLLLHVLVRRRFVIDAPSEIWLVPLRECACFFAWAAGLFGNRIVWGSETFSIRAYRSLMAADERRSLEDAQLSQRSKAPLGTR; encoded by the coding sequence ATGGCGCTCTACGTCGTTTCAATTTGGCAGGTCTTGGGCATCGTAATCGGGCTCGCTGGGCTCGCATATCTTCTGCTCGCTGTCCGCGCGACGCTGATGTTCCGCGAGCGGCCGGAGACCGGTTCTGAACCCCGACCCGGCGTATCGGTTCTCAAGCCGGTCTACGGCGACTCGCCGACGCTCTATCAATGTCTGCGGTCTTTCTGCGAGCAAGACTATCCGCTGTACGAAGTCATCTTCGGCGCGCACACGCCGGACGATCCCGCCATTGCCGTCGTCAATCGGCTGATCCGTGAGTTTCCGGATCGCGATCTCCGCCTTGTCGTTGATGGCGCGCTCGCCGGGCCGAACCGCAAGGCAGCGAATCTCGCGAATATCATGAAGACCGCGAAATTCGATCTCATCGTTCTCGCGGATAGCGACGTGCGGGTGGACCGGAATTGCATTGCTTCGATGGCAGCGCCGTTCGACGATGCGAGTGTCGGTGCGGTTGCGTCGATTTATAAGGGCTGGCCAATCGACAATACGCCATCGCGCTTTGGCGCAGCGTATCTAAACGACTGGTTCGTGCCGTCGGTGCTAGTCGATTCCAGTTTGCGCGGGATCGATTTTGTATTCGGCGCAATGAGTGCCGTGCGCCGCGAAGCGCTCGATGCGATCGGCGGCTTCGAAATGTTGGCGCGATGCCTCGCCGAAGATTTTTCCATGGGTCGCTTCGTTGCGCATCGCGGATGGCGCGTGGTGCTTTCGCCGTACGCCTGCGATACGGTCGTGGCGGAGAAGACCTTCGCGGAGATGTTTCGGCATGAGGTGCGCTGGCAGCGATCCGAACGTGCATGCCGGCCGTTCGATCAGTTCATGTCCGTCGTAACGTGGCCGCTACCGCTGTTGCTCGTTCTGCTGTTGCCGCAGCCAAGCATTATCGGATTGGCAATTATCGGCGCGCACATCGCGCTTCGACTCTTGCTTCATGTGCTGGTGCGCCGTCGATTTGTGATCGATGCGCCGTCAGAAATCTGGCTCGTTCCTTTACGGGAATGCGCGTGCTTCTTCGCATGGGCCGCCGGTCTGTTTGGAAATCGCATTGTTTGGGGATCGGAGACCTTCAGCATTCGCGCATATCGCTCGCTGATGGCGGCGGACGAGCGACGCTCCCTCGAAGACGCTCAACTCTCGCAGCGCTCGAAAGCACCTCTTGGCACACGATGA
- a CDS encoding lysylphosphatidylglycerol synthase domain-containing protein, translating into MKASVTIGALLGIALATALVVYYGSAAVGEAVLSAGWRGLLAMTAAYLASVVLCALAWRVLILPPFPHAVAVSHWVRLVRDSVGNVLAIIPAMGEMVAARELTAFGIRSGPAIASTVVDLTLETISQLFFTLLGLVILAWQRPDEALAGWALLGVVLSALAMAGFVAAQRMGLFRVLQSLPERLGLTASWNTDSGTAQSLHDSIEDIYRDPRRLALSTLLHFAAWIVGAAEAWVALWFMGHPLSFGDILVIESLIYAIRSVAFAVPWAAGVQEGGYVAFGALFGLGPEVALGLSLLKRAREVLVSIPILLVWQAIEARRLLAKADDGGRA; encoded by the coding sequence ATGAAAGCGAGCGTGACGATCGGCGCGCTGCTCGGCATCGCGCTCGCAACGGCGCTGGTCGTCTACTATGGCTCGGCTGCGGTCGGCGAGGCTGTCCTGTCCGCCGGGTGGCGCGGGCTTCTCGCGATGACGGCCGCGTATCTCGCGTCCGTCGTGCTATGTGCTCTTGCATGGCGCGTTCTGATTTTACCGCCGTTTCCGCATGCTGTTGCTGTCAGTCATTGGGTTCGCTTGGTGCGCGACAGCGTCGGCAATGTACTCGCGATTATCCCCGCCATGGGCGAAATGGTGGCGGCCCGCGAGCTGACGGCCTTCGGTATCAGATCGGGTCCCGCGATTGCGAGCACCGTCGTCGATCTCACCTTGGAGACGATCAGCCAGCTCTTTTTTACGCTGCTGGGTCTCGTCATCCTTGCGTGGCAGCGGCCCGATGAAGCCTTGGCAGGATGGGCTTTGCTCGGCGTGGTGCTCTCCGCGCTGGCTATGGCGGGATTCGTCGCCGCGCAGAGGATGGGCTTGTTCCGCGTTCTGCAGTCGCTTCCCGAACGCCTCGGTCTTACCGCATCGTGGAACACGGACAGTGGCACAGCGCAAAGCCTGCATGACAGCATCGAGGACATTTATCGCGATCCGCGCAGACTTGCTCTTTCTACCCTGCTCCATTTCGCGGCGTGGATCGTCGGCGCAGCGGAAGCGTGGGTAGCGCTGTGGTTCATGGGCCATCCGCTCAGCTTCGGCGACATCCTCGTGATCGAGAGCCTGATCTACGCGATCCGCAGCGTCGCATTCGCGGTGCCCTGGGCAGCTGGCGTGCAGGAAGGCGGCTATGTGGCGTTCGGCGCGCTTTTCGGATTGGGGCCGGAGGTTGCGCTCGGGCTGTCGTTGCTGAAACGCGCTCGGGAAGTGCTGGTTAGCATTCCGATCCTGCTTGTGTGGCAGGCTATCGAAGCGCGACGGCTACTTGCCAAAGCAGACGACGGCGGCCGCGCGTAG
- the dxs gene encoding 1-deoxy-D-xylulose-5-phosphate synthase, with translation MDAVVSRPSKTPILDRVSTPEDLRKIPEADLRQLADELRMETIDAVSVTGGHLGAGLGVVELTVALHYLFDTPRDRLIWDVSHQTYPHKILTGRRDRIRTLRQPNGLSGFTKRTESPYDPFGAAHSSTSISAGLGMAVAREMRGDKNNVIAVIGDGAMSAGMAYEAINNAGARNERLIVVLNDNDMSIAPPSGALSSYLARTTSSGSYLYVRDFAKQLAKRLPKNWERRAARVEEYTRHLWQGGAWFEELGFYYVGPIDGHDLSQLLPVLKNVRDANQGPILVHVVTKKGKGYPPAEASPDKYHGVAKFNVVTGVQAKPQASAPSYTRVFADSLIAEARKDPKVVAITAAMPDGTGLDVFGKEFPERTFDVGIAEQHAVTFAAGLATEGIKPFAAIYSTFLQRGYDQVVHDVAIQSLPVRFAIDRAGFVGADGSTHAGSFDLAYLGCLPNFVIMAPADEAELMHMVATAASIDDRPSAFRYPRGEGTGVALPAEGSVLPIGKGRIMREGTSVALLSLGTRLGEALKAADQLAALGLSTTVADARFMKPLDTDLIRQLALNHQMLVTIEEGSIGGFGSHVLQFLSDSGLLDGGLKVRSKVMPDVFVDQDKPEVMCQKAGLSASGIVETVRKAFEIDQPVASRERIFR, from the coding sequence ATGGATGCAGTAGTATCACGGCCATCCAAGACGCCGATTTTAGATCGCGTTTCAACGCCGGAAGATTTGCGAAAGATACCGGAAGCTGATTTGCGTCAGCTTGCCGATGAACTTCGCATGGAAACGATCGACGCGGTGTCCGTCACGGGAGGCCATCTCGGCGCCGGGCTCGGCGTCGTCGAGCTGACGGTTGCGCTCCATTATCTATTCGATACACCGCGCGACCGGCTCATCTGGGATGTGAGCCACCAAACCTATCCGCACAAAATTCTCACCGGGCGACGCGACCGCATTCGCACGCTTAGGCAGCCGAACGGCCTTTCCGGTTTCACCAAGCGCACGGAAAGCCCTTACGATCCGTTTGGCGCAGCTCATTCGTCCACGTCCATTTCTGCAGGCCTTGGCATGGCGGTCGCGCGCGAGATGCGCGGTGACAAGAACAATGTCATCGCCGTTATCGGCGACGGCGCGATGAGTGCCGGAATGGCCTACGAAGCCATCAACAATGCTGGCGCGCGCAACGAACGTTTGATCGTTGTTCTGAATGACAATGATATGTCGATCGCTCCGCCCTCGGGTGCGTTGTCGTCCTATCTCGCCCGCACAACCTCCAGCGGCTCCTATCTCTACGTCCGCGATTTTGCCAAGCAGTTGGCAAAGCGGTTGCCGAAAAACTGGGAGCGGCGTGCCGCGCGCGTTGAAGAATATACGCGTCATCTCTGGCAGGGCGGTGCCTGGTTCGAGGAACTGGGCTTCTATTACGTTGGTCCGATCGACGGTCACGATCTTTCGCAGCTCTTGCCTGTGTTGAAGAACGTCCGCGACGCAAACCAGGGTCCGATCCTGGTTCATGTTGTGACTAAGAAAGGCAAAGGCTATCCGCCCGCCGAAGCCTCGCCCGACAAGTATCATGGCGTTGCGAAGTTCAATGTCGTAACCGGCGTGCAGGCAAAGCCGCAGGCGTCGGCGCCGTCGTACACGCGCGTCTTCGCGGATAGCTTGATCGCCGAAGCGCGAAAAGATCCGAAGGTCGTCGCAATCACGGCGGCTATGCCGGACGGCACCGGCCTCGATGTGTTCGGCAAGGAGTTCCCCGAGCGCACGTTTGACGTCGGCATCGCCGAGCAGCACGCGGTAACATTCGCGGCAGGCCTCGCGACCGAAGGCATCAAACCGTTTGCCGCGATCTATTCGACGTTCCTGCAGCGCGGCTACGATCAGGTCGTGCATGACGTCGCAATTCAGAGCCTGCCGGTTCGCTTCGCGATCGACCGCGCTGGGTTCGTCGGCGCCGACGGCTCCACGCACGCGGGTTCGTTCGATCTCGCCTATCTCGGTTGCCTGCCGAACTTCGTCATCATGGCGCCAGCCGATGAAGCCGAATTGATGCACATGGTTGCGACGGCGGCGTCGATCGATGATCGCCCGTCAGCATTCCGCTATCCACGCGGCGAAGGTACGGGCGTTGCGCTGCCCGCTGAAGGCTCCGTTCTGCCCATCGGCAAGGGCCGCATCATGCGCGAAGGAACGTCGGTCGCGCTGCTCTCGCTGGGCACGCGTCTCGGAGAAGCGTTAAAGGCTGCCGATCAACTCGCGGCGCTGGGCCTTTCGACGACCGTCGCGGATGCGCGCTTCATGAAGCCGCTCGATACCGATTTGATCCGGCAACTGGCTCTGAACCATCAGATGCTTGTGACGATCGAAGAAGGTTCGATTGGCGGCTTCGGCAGCCATGTTCTGCAGTTCCTGTCAGACAGCGGCCTGCTCGACGGCGGATTGAAGGTTCGCTCGAAAGTCATGCCCGACGTCTTTGTCGATCAGGACAAGCCGGAAGTGATGTGTCAGAAGGCGGGGCTTTCCGCGTCTGGCATCGTTGAAACAGTGCGCAAGGCGTTCGAGATCGATCAGCCTGTAGCATCCCGCGAACGCATTTTCCGCTGA